The genomic segment ATGACTCGTAGAGACAAACATCGGATCATCCGCTGTCATCCCTCCCTCACCGTCCACCATCCGCACCCGAAGATTAGCCCGCAGTGCTTCATCGGTTTGCTCATCGACAGGCACCCGACCCACAGATCCATGCTTAGCCTGACGGATAGTGATTTCCACCCCGTTATAATCCCCAGCATTGAGATTAGAGATTTCCTCTGCTCGCATCCCGGCAAACACCATCAAACAGAGGATCGCCCGATCACGTCTCTGTGTCTTCCGCTTCTCCAGTGCCTCAAACAGTGCTTCAACCTGAAACAGCTCTAAATTCTTCCCCTCAGTCTCGGGCGTTACCGGAATACTAATGGCTGTACCGGGATTCTCCTCGATATACCCGGCCTTTCTCAGCCAGGAAAAGAAGCTCTTGAGGGCAGTTAATATTGCCCCCACCGACCCCTGTTTTAACTGCCGACCCGACTCTAGATAAGTCTTGTATCGCTTCAGATCGTTCATGGTAATCTGATGCCAGTCCTTGTTCACCCACAGACTGAACTGCCGTAGATGACGTTCATAGTTGCGTCGGGTGTTAGCCGCCAGATTTTTCAGGGTGAGGAACTGTTCGATCCTGACTTGACGCAGATTCACTACCGCTGGCTTAGGCAAGGGCGTTTTAGATACAGGTTTGCTCTCCTCTGGTTTTTCCGCGTCAAACTCAATGAGACGCACAGGTGGGATGTCGGAAATTTGAGAGAA from the Acaryochloris marina S15 genome contains:
- a CDS encoding tyrosine-type recombinase/integrase, yielding MSRFSQISDIPPVRLIEFDAEKPEESKPVSKTPLPKPAVVNLRQVRIEQFLTLKNLAANTRRNYERHLRQFSLWVNKDWHQITMNDLKRYKTYLESGRQLKQGSVGAILTALKSFFSWLRKAGYIEENPGTAISIPVTPETEGKNLELFQVEALFEALEKRKTQRRDRAILCLMVFAGMRAEEISNLNAGDYNGVEITIRQAKHGSVGRVPVDEQTDEALRANLRVRMVDGEGGMTADDPMFVSTSHRNKGQRLGYEGIYKLVKALAQDAGWPDIHPHKGRHTYASQLIENGMDAYLAMTLMRQRSVKAFEVYSQKVRYRTAKGVFLESKGEVERQPMPLEELVAFSEVPVAEEAIELEVVVNEPANWPKITAVDLPLNAVQVRLTVEISGGKKGAVRKAIEEKVLSQFQMVKPKPRGNEYELTVEEGNALSAITDQMRWDMELLAELDDCEVKVVWLDKVT